The following proteins come from a genomic window of Shewanella halifaxensis HAW-EB4:
- the cydD gene encoding heme ABC transporter permease/ATP-binding protein CydD yields the protein MDKTVEKKLTQWLKLQKKACGFYLNLSVFFGVLTGLSLMCQAWLIATVLQGIIIDDLPKSDFIEHFWALLLLTVVRGVLAFARERASFQAGARLRVQMRAAVLDKLALLGPAFIKGKPAGSWASIVLEQVEDLQDFYARYLPQVVLAGFIPLIILVAVFPINWAAGLILLATAPLIPMFMILVGMGAADANRKNFSALARLSGHFMDRLKGLSTLKLFNQGDKEAKVIKKASEEFRERTMAVLRMAFLSSAVLEFFAAVSIAVLAVYFGFSYLDHLNFGHYGVSISLFTGLFVLILAPEFYQPLRDMGTHYHAKAQAIGAAEELMALLDHPTEQQVGDKQINDKIEIEAKDLSVYSLDGSLLLGPVSFQIKANEHVAIVGPSGAGKTSLLNALLGFLPYQGQLKISGIELRELARDDWRKHLAWLGQEPQLFHGSLRDNVAMGRELSDEAIYNLLDKAQILDFVQQQPLGLAYPIQEQTAGLSVGQAQRIALARALGQQAKLFILDEPTASLDSLSEQAVQSTLTQAMQGVACVMVTHRLENLSAMDKVLVIDNGLIVQQGKYNELVTQLGTFKQMLDEATSLSEFDVGSAELMGDKS from the coding sequence ATGGATAAAACAGTAGAAAAAAAGCTTACTCAATGGCTAAAACTGCAGAAAAAAGCTTGTGGCTTTTATCTGAATTTGTCGGTTTTTTTCGGTGTATTAACCGGGCTAAGCTTGATGTGTCAGGCGTGGCTTATCGCAACCGTTCTACAAGGGATCATTATTGATGATCTGCCTAAGTCCGATTTTATCGAGCACTTTTGGGCACTGCTACTACTGACGGTTGTGCGTGGGGTGTTAGCCTTTGCACGAGAGCGTGCCAGTTTTCAGGCGGGTGCTAGGTTAAGAGTACAGATGCGCGCCGCGGTGCTCGATAAGTTAGCGCTACTCGGGCCAGCCTTTATAAAAGGTAAGCCCGCGGGAAGCTGGGCCAGCATAGTGCTGGAGCAAGTAGAAGATCTACAAGATTTTTATGCCCGTTACCTGCCACAAGTGGTGCTGGCGGGCTTCATTCCATTGATAATCTTGGTTGCGGTATTTCCTATCAACTGGGCAGCGGGGCTTATTTTATTGGCCACAGCACCGCTTATCCCTATGTTTATGATTTTAGTTGGCATGGGGGCTGCCGATGCTAACCGTAAGAATTTTAGCGCGCTAGCACGTTTAAGCGGCCACTTTATGGATCGGTTAAAAGGCTTATCTACCCTCAAGTTATTCAACCAGGGCGACAAAGAAGCCAAAGTTATTAAGAAGGCCTCAGAAGAGTTTAGAGAGCGCACTATGGCTGTGCTGCGCATGGCATTTTTAAGCTCTGCGGTACTGGAGTTTTTTGCTGCGGTATCTATCGCTGTATTGGCGGTTTACTTTGGTTTTAGCTATTTAGACCATCTGAACTTTGGTCATTATGGCGTTTCAATCAGTTTGTTTACCGGTTTGTTTGTGTTGATCTTAGCGCCAGAGTTTTATCAGCCTCTCAGAGACATGGGCACTCATTATCACGCCAAAGCACAGGCTATTGGCGCGGCAGAAGAGTTGATGGCCTTGCTCGACCACCCAACCGAGCAACAGGTTGGCGACAAGCAAATTAATGACAAGATTGAGATTGAAGCTAAAGACTTATCTGTCTATAGCCTAGATGGCAGTTTGTTACTCGGACCTGTTAGTTTCCAGATTAAAGCTAATGAACATGTCGCCATCGTTGGCCCAAGTGGTGCCGGTAAAACTAGTTTGCTCAACGCCTTGCTCGGTTTCTTGCCGTATCAGGGACAGCTTAAAATCTCAGGGATAGAGTTAAGAGAATTAGCACGCGATGATTGGCGCAAGCATCTGGCATGGCTCGGGCAAGAGCCGCAGCTGTTTCATGGCAGTTTGCGTGACAATGTTGCCATGGGGCGAGAGCTATCTGATGAGGCTATTTATAACTTGTTAGACAAGGCACAGATTTTAGATTTTGTTCAGCAGCAACCCCTTGGATTAGCGTATCCAATCCAAGAGCAAACAGCAGGGCTGTCGGTTGGTCAAGCGCAGCGAATAGCCCTTGCTCGTGCACTGGGTCAACAAGCTAAATTGTTTATTCTCGATGAGCCAACCGCTAGCTTAGATAGCTTAAGTGAGCAAGCGGTACAATCGACACTGACCCAAGCGATGCAAGGCGTGGCGTGTGTGATGGTCACCCATAGGCTAGAGAACCTGAGTGCAATGGATAAGGTTTTGGTGATAGATAACGGTTTAATCGTACAGCAAGGTAAATATAACGAGCTTGTCACTCAGCTGGGCACTTTTAAGCAGATGCTTGATGAAGCGACGAGCCTGAGCGAGTTTGATGTTGGCTCAGCAGAGCTTATGGGAGATAAGTCATGA
- a CDS encoding DUF3622 domain-containing protein: MTQTKKYDFRVVADGATWTGQITRRQTARKIVVSKSKKGFATEAEAQAWGETELKSFLENLIKRNERKAKAREERNEAADAKELAAEVWRSARDSAESSRDFDEDNSDYESDAER; encoded by the coding sequence ATGACACAAACTAAGAAGTATGATTTTCGCGTAGTAGCAGATGGCGCAACTTGGACTGGCCAAATCACTCGTCGTCAAACAGCGAGAAAGATTGTCGTTTCTAAGAGCAAGAAAGGTTTTGCTACTGAAGCTGAAGCGCAAGCTTGGGGCGAGACTGAGCTTAAGTCATTCTTAGAAAACTTGATTAAGCGTAACGAGCGTAAAGCTAAGGCACGTGAAGAACGTAATGAAGCTGCTGATGCTAAAGAACTTGCAGCAGAGGTGTGGCGCAGTGCACGCGATTCTGCAGAGTCAAGCCGTGACTTTGATGAAGATAACTCAGATTACGAGTCTGACGCAGAACGTTAA
- a CDS encoding DEAD/DEAH box helicase: MSFASLGLSAQILKAVANKGYDTPSPIQAQAIPAVLEGKDVMAAAQTGTGKTAGFTLPLLELLSKGTKAPAKQVRALVLTPTRELAAQIGESVEVYGQFLPLKSAVIFGGVGIGPQITKLNRGVDILVATPGRLLDLYNQRAVSFSQLEVLVLDEADRMLDMGFIHDIKKILAILPAKRQNLMFSATFSDDIRQLAKGLVNNPVEISVTPRNATANTVKQWICPVDHGQKVAVLIELIKQNDWQQVLVFSRTKHGANRLAKNLEAKGITAAAIHGNKSQGARTKALADFKSGAVRVLVATDIAARGLDIDQLPQVVNFDLPNVPEDYVHRIGRTGRAGASGHAVSLVSSEEIKLLRDIELLIKQNLERRPVEGFEPTHSLPETDLTGKSHGQNKGPRNSGNQSRGNGRSRSPNSGGAGNKPPQRRQSNGQTNSQNSNDGAKTEHRDGQRSGEMARGHQPSPNSQPSKPRRQRRPNANNSNANRSANKPSQNS, translated from the coding sequence ATGAGTTTTGCCTCACTGGGCTTATCAGCCCAAATTTTGAAAGCCGTTGCCAACAAAGGTTATGACACTCCTTCACCTATTCAGGCACAAGCAATTCCAGCCGTACTTGAAGGTAAAGACGTGATGGCCGCTGCGCAGACTGGTACAGGTAAAACAGCAGGCTTTACCCTGCCATTGCTAGAGCTACTTTCAAAAGGCACTAAGGCGCCAGCAAAACAAGTACGCGCATTGGTATTAACACCAACACGTGAGTTAGCCGCTCAGATTGGTGAGAGTGTTGAAGTCTATGGCCAGTTTTTACCTCTAAAATCTGCGGTAATATTTGGTGGCGTTGGCATTGGCCCACAAATTACTAAACTTAACCGCGGCGTTGATATCCTAGTTGCTACACCGGGCCGTTTACTCGATCTATACAATCAACGTGCAGTGAGCTTTAGCCAGCTTGAAGTGTTAGTACTCGATGAAGCTGACCGCATGCTAGACATGGGCTTTATTCACGATATCAAGAAAATATTAGCAATATTACCCGCTAAGCGTCAGAACCTAATGTTCTCTGCAACTTTCTCTGATGACATTCGTCAACTAGCCAAAGGCTTAGTTAACAATCCTGTTGAGATCTCTGTCACGCCACGTAATGCAACAGCAAACACGGTAAAACAGTGGATTTGCCCAGTCGATCATGGCCAGAAAGTAGCCGTCTTAATTGAACTCATTAAACAAAATGACTGGCAACAAGTATTGGTATTTAGCCGTACTAAGCACGGTGCAAACCGTCTTGCCAAAAACCTTGAGGCGAAAGGTATTACTGCAGCTGCAATTCACGGCAACAAGAGTCAAGGCGCAAGAACCAAAGCGTTGGCTGACTTTAAGAGTGGAGCAGTTCGAGTACTTGTGGCAACTGACATTGCTGCACGTGGCCTTGATATCGACCAGCTACCTCAAGTTGTTAACTTTGATTTACCAAATGTTCCAGAAGATTACGTACATCGTATCGGTCGTACCGGCCGTGCAGGTGCTTCCGGTCATGCGGTATCGTTAGTTAGCAGTGAAGAGATTAAGCTACTGCGTGATATTGAGTTACTGATCAAACAGAACTTAGAGCGACGCCCAGTAGAAGGTTTTGAGCCAACTCACAGCTTGCCAGAAACCGATCTGACCGGTAAGTCTCATGGCCAGAATAAAGGTCCACGCAACAGTGGTAATCAAAGTCGTGGTAACGGACGCTCTCGCAGCCCAAATTCAGGTGGAGCTGGCAACAAACCTCCTCAACGCCGTCAAAGCAATGGCCAAACTAATAGCCAAAACAGCAACGATGGTGCTAAAACTGAACATAGAGACGGTCAACGTAGTGGTGAAATGGCTCGCGGCCACCAGCCAAGCCCGAATTCACAACCAAGTAAGCCTCGACGTCAACGTCGCCCTAACGCTAATAACAGCAATGCTAATAGAAGCGCCAATAAGCCAAGTCAAAATAGCTAA
- the dbpA gene encoding ATP-dependent RNA helicase DbpA: MTQSVPNTDGQAPFSSLNLKVELLDNLKTMGYESMTPIQAQSLPAILNGEDVIGQGKTGSGKTAAFGLGLLNKLDVKRFRIQTLVLCPTRELADQVAKEIRTLARGIHNIKVLTLCGGVPMGPQIGSLEHGAHIIVGTPGRIIDHLDRGRLDLENVHTLVLDEADRMLEMGFQVELEGIMERMPIERQTLLFSATFPEQIQSIADKIMFKPVMVKVASSHATSTIEQHFYEVGNNNDRMRALKLLLLQYRPESAVVFCNTKRETKDVAAQLKNDGFSVVALHGDLEQRDRDQTLLQFANKSVSIMVATDVAARGLDIDALDAVINYHVAYDTEVHIHRIGRTGRAGSKGSAHTFYSDEDGYKIALLEDYLERDIVNEALPPENLLDTFPVQPVMITLQIDGGKKQKLRPGDILGALTGEDGIEGSEVGKIKITDMRSYVAVNRKVAKKALHKITNGKLKGRSYRAWEMR; the protein is encoded by the coding sequence TTGACTCAATCAGTCCCAAATACCGATGGCCAAGCGCCATTCTCAAGCCTTAACCTTAAGGTTGAGTTACTCGATAACCTAAAAACGATGGGTTATGAGTCGATGACGCCTATTCAGGCGCAAAGCTTACCTGCCATTCTTAATGGCGAAGATGTGATTGGCCAAGGAAAGACGGGCTCGGGTAAGACGGCAGCGTTCGGTTTGGGCTTACTGAACAAATTAGACGTTAAACGTTTTCGTATTCAGACTTTGGTTTTGTGCCCGACCCGTGAACTTGCCGATCAAGTGGCAAAAGAGATCCGCACGCTTGCTCGTGGCATCCATAACATTAAAGTGCTGACTCTTTGTGGCGGTGTGCCAATGGGTCCACAAATTGGCTCGTTAGAACATGGCGCGCACATCATTGTTGGTACTCCAGGCCGTATCATCGATCACTTAGATCGCGGCCGCTTAGATCTAGAAAACGTACATACTTTAGTGCTTGATGAAGCCGACCGCATGTTAGAGATGGGCTTTCAGGTTGAACTTGAAGGCATCATGGAGCGCATGCCAATAGAGCGTCAGACGTTACTATTTAGCGCAACATTCCCTGAGCAGATCCAGTCTATTGCCGATAAGATCATGTTCAAACCTGTCATGGTTAAAGTGGCTTCTAGTCATGCAACAAGTACGATTGAACAACACTTCTATGAAGTGGGTAATAATAACGATCGCATGCGTGCGCTAAAGTTATTGTTACTGCAATACCGCCCTGAAAGCGCGGTGGTATTTTGTAATACCAAGCGTGAAACGAAAGATGTTGCTGCCCAGTTGAAGAATGACGGCTTTAGCGTTGTTGCTCTACACGGTGATTTAGAGCAAAGAGATAGAGACCAAACCTTATTGCAGTTTGCCAATAAGAGTGTGTCTATCATGGTGGCAACTGATGTTGCTGCGCGTGGTCTTGATATCGACGCCCTCGATGCGGTAATTAACTATCATGTTGCTTATGACACTGAAGTACATATTCACCGTATTGGCCGTACAGGCCGTGCGGGTAGCAAAGGTTCAGCGCACACTTTTTATAGTGACGAAGATGGCTACAAGATTGCGTTACTTGAAGATTATTTAGAGCGCGATATTGTTAACGAGGCACTACCGCCTGAAAATCTGTTAGATACCTTCCCGGTACAACCTGTAATGATCACCTTACAAATTGATGGTGGTAAAAAGCAGAAACTACGTCCTGGTGACATTCTTGGCGCATTGACTGGCGAAGATGGTATTGAGGGAAGTGAAGTCGGTAAGATTAAGATCACCGATATGCGATCTTATGTTGCTGTTAACCGTAAAGTGGCGAAAAAAGCCCTGCATAAAATTACCAACGGCAAGCTAAAGGGCCGTTCATACCGTGCATGGGAAATGCGTTAA